In Pectobacterium aroidearum, the following are encoded in one genomic region:
- a CDS encoding 1-acylglycerol-3-phosphate O-acyltransferase, which translates to MLSILRFLVVVIFSILVCIFGLFYCLFSPRNPRHVATFGHLFGRLSTVFGLKVEMRIPEEAAHYGNCIYIANHQNNYDMVTVSKAVQPRTVTVGKKSLLWIPFFGPLYWLTGNLLIDRENRAKAHGTIAQVVKHIKERNTSIWMFPEGTRSRGRGLLPFKTGAFHAAISAEVPIVPICVSTTSNKVKLNRWNNGLVIVEMLPPIDTRAYTKDQVRELATHCHDVMAAKIAELDAEVASREAADKK; encoded by the coding sequence ATGTTATCCATTTTGCGTTTTTTGGTTGTCGTTATCTTTTCGATTTTGGTCTGTATTTTTGGCTTGTTTTACTGCCTGTTCAGCCCTAGAAATCCCCGTCATGTGGCGACTTTCGGCCATCTTTTTGGACGTCTGTCCACGGTCTTTGGCCTGAAAGTAGAAATGCGGATACCAGAAGAAGCCGCCCATTATGGCAACTGCATCTATATCGCGAATCATCAGAATAATTACGATATGGTCACGGTATCCAAAGCAGTCCAGCCGCGTACCGTTACCGTGGGTAAGAAAAGCCTGCTGTGGATCCCATTCTTCGGGCCGCTTTACTGGCTGACGGGTAATTTGCTGATTGATCGCGAAAACCGCGCGAAAGCGCACGGCACCATCGCTCAGGTGGTGAAGCATATTAAAGAACGAAACACTTCTATCTGGATGTTCCCCGAAGGTACGCGCAGCCGTGGACGCGGCCTGCTGCCCTTCAAAACCGGTGCCTTTCATGCCGCGATTAGCGCTGAAGTGCCAATTGTGCCGATTTGCGTTTCTACGACCAGCAATAAAGTGAAATTGAACCGCTGGAATAATGGCCTCGTTATCGTAGAAATGTTGCCGCCCATTGATACCCGTGCGTATACCAAAGATCAGGTTCGCGAGCTGGCTACACACTGCCATGATGTAATGGCGGCCAAGATTGCCGAGCTGGATGCGGAAGTGGCGTCGCGCGAAGCGGCAGATAAAAAATAA
- the parC gene encoding DNA topoisomerase IV subunit A — protein MSEMTHDGAESLALRTFTENAYLNYSMYVIMDRALPFIGDGLKPVQRRIVYAMSELGLNASAKFKKSARTVGDVLGKYHPHGDSACYEAMVLMAQPFSYRYPLVDGQGNWGAPDDPKSFAAMRYTESRLSKYAEILLSELGQGTVDYIPNFDGTMQEPKMLPARLPNILLNGTTGIAVGMATDIPPHNVREVAAAAVMLLENPKASLDDLLQHVQGPDFPTEAEIITPRDEVRKLYQNGRGSVRMRAVWKKEDGDVVITALPHQVSGAKVLEQIASQMRAKKLPMVEDLRDESDHENPTRLVLVPRSNRIDMDQVMNHLFATTDLEKSYRVNMNMIGLDGRPSVKGLVEILSEWLVFRRDTVCRRLNYRLEKVLKRLHILEGLLIAFLNIDEVIHIIRTEDEPKPVLMRQFSLSETQAEAILELKLRHLAKLEEMKIRGEQDDLAKERDQLQALLASDRKLSNLIKKEIQADAQTYGDDRRSPLYERSEAKAMSEHDFVPSEPVTIVLSEMGWVRSAKGHDIDPAGLSYKAGDSFRAAAKGKSNQPVVFIDSTGRSYALDPITLPSARGQGEPLTGKLTPPPGATIEQVLMAADDQPLLMASDAGYGFVCTFNDLVARNRAGKAIITLPDNAKALAPMEIHGDDNLLMAITAAGRMLLFPVSDLPQLSKGKGNKIVSISSADFAEGKDRLTWLYLLPPQASVTLYFGKRKLVLRPNELQKYQGERGRKGTLLRGLQRIDRIEVDAPQQISTGSSEE, from the coding sequence ATGAGTGAGATGACTCATGACGGCGCAGAAAGCCTTGCGCTGCGCACGTTTACCGAAAATGCATACCTGAATTATTCCATGTACGTCATCATGGACAGGGCATTGCCGTTCATTGGCGATGGCCTGAAGCCTGTGCAGCGTCGCATTGTGTATGCGATGTCCGAACTGGGGCTGAATGCCAGCGCCAAATTCAAAAAATCCGCCCGTACCGTGGGTGACGTGCTGGGTAAATACCATCCGCACGGCGACAGCGCCTGCTATGAAGCCATGGTGCTGATGGCGCAGCCGTTCTCGTACCGCTACCCGCTGGTGGATGGTCAGGGGAACTGGGGGGCGCCGGACGATCCGAAATCCTTCGCCGCCATGCGTTATACCGAATCGCGGCTGTCCAAATATGCTGAAATCCTGCTGTCGGAGTTAGGACAGGGTACGGTCGATTACATCCCGAACTTTGACGGGACGATGCAGGAGCCGAAGATGCTACCTGCGCGTCTGCCGAATATTTTGCTGAACGGCACCACTGGGATCGCCGTCGGCATGGCAACGGATATTCCGCCGCATAACGTGCGTGAAGTCGCCGCCGCTGCGGTCATGCTGCTGGAAAATCCGAAGGCTTCGCTGGACGATTTATTGCAGCACGTGCAGGGGCCGGATTTCCCGACGGAAGCTGAAATCATCACGCCGCGCGATGAAGTGCGCAAACTCTACCAGAATGGCCGTGGCTCGGTACGTATGCGCGCAGTCTGGAAGAAAGAAGACGGTGATGTCGTCATTACCGCGCTGCCACATCAGGTTTCCGGTGCCAAAGTGCTGGAACAGATTGCCAGCCAGATGCGCGCGAAGAAGCTGCCGATGGTGGAAGACCTGCGCGACGAATCCGATCACGAAAATCCAACCCGTCTGGTGCTGGTGCCGCGCTCGAACCGTATCGATATGGATCAGGTGATGAATCACCTGTTCGCCACGACCGATCTGGAAAAGAGCTATCGCGTTAACATGAATATGATCGGTCTGGATGGTCGCCCTAGCGTGAAAGGGCTGGTCGAGATCCTGAGCGAGTGGCTGGTATTCCGTCGTGATACGGTGTGCCGCCGTCTGAACTACCGTCTGGAAAAAGTGCTCAAGCGCCTGCATATCCTTGAAGGCTTGCTGATTGCGTTCCTGAATATTGATGAAGTCATCCATATCATCCGCACGGAAGATGAGCCGAAGCCTGTACTGATGCGCCAGTTCAGCCTGAGTGAAACACAGGCTGAAGCGATCCTGGAACTGAAATTACGTCATTTGGCCAAGCTGGAAGAGATGAAAATCCGCGGTGAGCAGGACGATCTAGCAAAAGAGCGCGATCAGCTTCAAGCGCTGCTGGCGTCAGATCGTAAGCTCAGCAATCTGATTAAGAAAGAAATTCAGGCGGATGCGCAAACCTATGGCGACGATCGTCGTTCGCCGCTGTATGAACGCAGCGAAGCGAAAGCGATGAGTGAACATGACTTTGTGCCGTCAGAACCGGTCACCATTGTGCTGTCGGAAATGGGCTGGGTGCGCAGCGCCAAAGGGCATGACATCGATCCTGCCGGGTTGAGTTACAAGGCGGGTGATAGCTTCCGCGCCGCTGCGAAAGGTAAGAGCAATCAGCCTGTGGTGTTTATTGACTCCACCGGCCGTAGCTACGCGTTGGACCCGATCACGCTGCCTTCCGCACGTGGTCAGGGCGAGCCGCTGACGGGCAAACTCACGCCGCCGCCGGGCGCGACGATTGAACAGGTGCTGATGGCCGCAGACGATCAGCCGTTGCTGATGGCATCGGATGCAGGCTACGGTTTCGTGTGTACCTTCAACGATCTGGTCGCGCGCAACCGCGCAGGTAAAGCGATTATTACACTGCCGGATAATGCGAAGGCGTTAGCTCCGATGGAGATCCACGGTGACGATAACCTGCTGATGGCGATCACTGCCGCAGGCAGAATGCTGTTGTTCCCTGTCTCCGATCTACCACAGCTGTCGAAAGGCAAAGGCAACAAGATTGTGTCCATCTCCTCGGCTGATTTTGCTGAAGGTAAAGACCGTCTGACCTGGCTGTATCTGCTACCACCACAGGCTTCCGTCACGCTGTATTTCGGTAAGCGTAAGCTGGTGCTGCGTCCGAACGAGCTTCAGAAGTATCAGGGTGAGCGCGGGCGGAAAGGCACGTTGCTGCGTGGGCTACAGCGCATTGACCGGATTGAGGTGGATGCACCGCAGCAGATTAGCACTGGCAGCAGCGAAGAATAA
- a CDS encoding SUKH-3 domain-containing protein yields the protein MSIEIPESVLPLFQTAGWPCATTQSVPPFVPENHPAFIILHTFGGLTVGQCGAGETCASGDIIFGSSEDLQDDETLLEWQSILNTTLILIGETHHSHGALLMDRAGICYGMSFIHEAFWFEGAAFGTAVERILLGRKGKPMLRPDQSSISVYGETITADHPNVYRYR from the coding sequence ATGTCGATTGAAATACCCGAATCTGTACTTCCACTGTTTCAGACTGCGGGCTGGCCGTGTGCTACCACGCAATCAGTCCCGCCGTTTGTGCCAGAGAACCATCCGGCTTTTATTATCCTTCATACATTCGGCGGGCTGACGGTTGGACAGTGCGGTGCAGGGGAAACGTGCGCCAGTGGCGATATTATTTTTGGCAGCAGCGAGGATTTGCAGGATGATGAAACGCTGCTTGAGTGGCAAAGTATTCTGAATACAACGCTGATTCTGATCGGCGAAACCCATCATTCACACGGCGCTTTGCTTATGGACCGCGCGGGAATCTGCTACGGAATGAGCTTTATACATGAGGCATTCTGGTTTGAAGGGGCTGCTTTTGGCACTGCCGTTGAACGTATTCTGCTGGGGCGCAAGGGAAAGCCCATGCTGCGGCCAGACCAATCGTCAATATCCGTATATGGCGAGACGATTACCGCAGACCATCCGAACGTCTATCGCTATCGCTAG
- a CDS encoding DUF2314 domain-containing protein — MKLPTYETDHYELDDGEALNREYPDSFWIPDKEVRESLVPDDFVKLIFRMEKTAGADELSVERMWVRVTTKHRAFYQGVLDNTPTGSDCVRCGQIVTFHACHVIGIYEKDE; from the coding sequence ATGAAACTACCGACGTATGAAACCGATCACTACGAGCTGGACGATGGCGAAGCGCTTAACCGCGAGTATCCTGATTCATTCTGGATACCAGACAAGGAAGTGCGTGAGTCACTCGTCCCCGACGATTTTGTTAAGCTGATCTTTCGTATGGAAAAAACCGCAGGCGCGGATGAGCTGTCGGTGGAAAGGATGTGGGTCAGAGTGACGACAAAGCATCGCGCGTTTTATCAAGGTGTTTTAGACAATACTCCCACGGGAAGCGACTGCGTGCGGTGCGGCCAGATTGTTACGTTTCATGCTTGTCACGTGATTGGCATTTATGAAAAGGATGAATAG
- a CDS encoding TonB-dependent receptor domain-containing protein → MLINKNLNKILLTGILTGVVLNSMAADSTTGNNALNGKSQDNSAAKAEQTDDVMTVKSPKIEKKAGSSTTLTAADMQKEGGNNFGTIMRYQPLVSATGASGGSNTGKSGFDRGGYTGYNIRGIESNRVAIDTDGIALPNATGRSYASRAGFNTFGMGRDYIDPYVYSSVDIESGVTSAENTINALGGSVSFRPKSADDYLKAGKQDYFGLQSDFDSANHGWHNGITAAGGDDELRGVVVLSRRDGQQTRNNSDEIAAYPANWHSNAILASGIWQANDEHQLTGTLDYYHKTNHTHYDYWGNLPSGNNTIYGTAQQSSETRRWTASLKDRWTPVNNTLVDLVDSRIYFQNSESHDNTWLPATTGMAAADSHRVYSDYNVTTYGFDTHMVKSWDRHEFSWGLNASQSKTERPFRQSPNQTGANNIMQPEADSNSYTVGGFVQDTVTWDLAGHAFSVVPAVRAIHQRTKPTNTVRLSGDGSVISESDVNRLYGKANSDTQVLPSLSFLYDITPTLTTYLQFRRGAQFPDASQLYGSTNLDANYAGPAQYAFIGNSDLKTETSNNVEWGLKGEATEGITFRTALFYNTYKNFIANTRYRRSANPDKFTNVPSNISTIYQAENRDKAYIYGGEVSSKIQLGTWFPSVDGLSTTLAFGYTKGQSQSRYLGDRYVDLDSVAPMKAVIGIAYDDPSQRYGAAVTSTFQKGKQAKDTSRESYTNAGNAITTSSTEYMRIPGYGMVDLTAYYRVTKNVKINGGVYNLTDRKYWDYLSSRQIETNDRQGQYDRALSVQPGRTFQLGVNVDF, encoded by the coding sequence ATGTTAATTAACAAGAATTTAAATAAAATTCTTCTCACCGGCATCTTAACTGGCGTCGTACTGAACAGCATGGCAGCGGATAGCACCACGGGCAACAACGCACTCAACGGGAAGAGTCAGGATAATTCAGCGGCGAAAGCGGAACAAACCGACGATGTCATGACGGTGAAATCGCCAAAGATCGAGAAAAAAGCGGGGTCGAGTACGACGCTGACAGCCGCAGATATGCAAAAAGAAGGCGGCAACAATTTTGGCACTATCATGCGCTATCAACCTCTGGTGAGCGCAACGGGTGCCAGCGGCGGCAGTAATACCGGGAAAAGCGGCTTTGACCGCGGCGGTTACACGGGCTACAACATTCGTGGGATTGAAAGCAACCGTGTTGCGATCGATACCGATGGCATCGCTCTGCCCAATGCCACAGGCCGCAGCTACGCCAGCCGTGCCGGATTCAATACGTTCGGCATGGGACGCGACTATATCGACCCTTACGTGTACAGCAGCGTCGATATTGAGTCAGGCGTCACCTCCGCAGAAAATACCATCAACGCACTCGGAGGCAGTGTCTCCTTTCGGCCAAAATCTGCCGATGATTATCTGAAAGCAGGCAAGCAGGACTACTTTGGTCTCCAGAGTGACTTCGACTCTGCCAACCATGGTTGGCATAATGGCATCACCGCCGCAGGCGGTGATGACGAATTGCGCGGCGTGGTCGTGCTCAGCCGCCGCGACGGCCAGCAAACGCGTAATAACAGCGACGAGATCGCCGCTTACCCCGCCAACTGGCACTCTAACGCCATTTTGGCATCAGGTATTTGGCAGGCCAACGACGAACACCAGCTCACCGGAACGTTGGATTATTACCATAAAACCAACCACACCCATTATGATTACTGGGGTAACCTGCCAAGCGGCAACAATACCATTTACGGCACAGCGCAACAGAGCAGCGAGACACGCCGCTGGACCGCCAGCCTGAAAGATCGCTGGACGCCTGTTAACAATACGCTGGTCGATTTGGTTGATAGCCGCATTTACTTCCAAAACAGCGAATCACACGACAACACCTGGCTACCGGCAACCACAGGGATGGCGGCGGCGGATAGCCATCGGGTCTATTCTGACTACAATGTCACCACTTATGGATTCGATACCCATATGGTGAAAAGCTGGGATCGCCACGAATTCAGCTGGGGTCTTAATGCCAGCCAAAGCAAAACAGAGCGTCCGTTCAGACAATCACCGAATCAAACGGGTGCCAATAACATCATGCAGCCAGAAGCCGACAGCAATAGCTACACCGTCGGCGGCTTTGTGCAGGATACCGTTACGTGGGATCTGGCGGGGCACGCCTTTTCGGTTGTCCCTGCCGTGCGCGCCATCCATCAGCGTACCAAACCGACCAATACAGTTCGCCTGAGCGGTGACGGCAGTGTCATCAGTGAATCCGATGTCAACAGACTGTACGGTAAAGCCAACAGTGATACTCAAGTCCTGCCTTCACTGAGCTTCCTCTATGACATCACCCCGACGCTGACAACCTATTTGCAGTTCCGCCGTGGCGCACAATTCCCGGATGCCAGCCAGCTTTATGGCAGCACCAACCTGGACGCCAACTATGCCGGACCAGCTCAGTATGCCTTTATCGGCAATAGCGACCTCAAGACGGAAACCAGCAACAACGTAGAATGGGGATTAAAAGGCGAAGCAACGGAGGGAATCACCTTCCGTACCGCGCTGTTCTACAACACGTATAAGAACTTTATCGCCAATACCCGCTACCGTCGTAGCGCCAACCCCGATAAATTTACCAATGTGCCAAGCAATATCAGCACGATATATCAGGCGGAAAACCGCGATAAAGCCTACATCTACGGTGGTGAGGTCAGCAGCAAAATACAGCTAGGCACCTGGTTCCCGTCCGTTGATGGGCTCAGCACCACGCTGGCGTTTGGTTACACCAAAGGCCAATCGCAATCCCGCTACCTTGGCGACCGCTATGTCGATCTCGACAGCGTGGCTCCGATGAAAGCGGTGATAGGTATCGCCTACGACGATCCTTCTCAGCGCTACGGTGCCGCCGTGACGTCTACCTTCCAGAAAGGGAAACAGGCGAAGGATACCAGCCGTGAAAGCTACACCAATGCAGGCAACGCTATCACCACCTCAAGTACCGAATATATGCGGATTCCCGGCTACGGTATGGTGGATCTGACCGCCTACTATCGCGTGACCAAAAACGTGAAAATCAACGGCGGTGTGTATAACCTGACTGACCGTAAATACTGGGATTACCTCAGCAGTCGCCAGATTGAGACCAACGATCGGCAGGGGCAGTATGACCGCGCCCTCTCCGTGCAGCCTGGTCGAACCTTCCAACTGGGTGTGAACGTGGACTTCTAA
- a CDS encoding transcription antiterminator, whose product MMQPLTSRQNRLLKYLLQHQGYVTVKDIAHYLDVSEKTVYRDMQFVEAFLSVWNIYPDKKVGAGIMLTTDDDRHLTLLEQQIVVDDGETDALINNARRVKIASQLLSDTPHETSISKLSERYFISSASIVNDLKIIESWLHPLGLALVRSQSGTHIEGSENQVRQAMASLINDVMHHKEPGPLNHSRLDPGSYKALINYFGKEDVSFVESLLQDMERQLSYPLGEPYYINIFTHTLIMMHRIAQGKALMMAEESVHQQVDNRIFSIAQNMVSQIEQRVESTLPSDEVWFIYQYIISSGIVMEERADNQLLRYQFSNGESRRITHALTQIFSDLINIDLRTDKLLHEGLLIHIKPLLNRLKYQIHIRNPLLDDIKSEFIDIYDMTQQAMDEVCQRFQLKPVAEDEIGYLTIHFQAALERQIAHKRILVVCSSGVGTSHLLKNRILRAFPDWIIVGVVSASNMQRFCQQEEIELIISTIHLEEQHIPVVYVSAFFNDDDIKRVTEKVIANQLHQAVPH is encoded by the coding sequence ATGATGCAGCCACTCACCTCCCGTCAGAACCGTTTATTGAAATATCTGTTACAACACCAGGGATATGTAACGGTTAAAGATATTGCACATTACCTCGATGTGTCTGAAAAAACTGTCTATCGTGATATGCAATTTGTCGAAGCCTTCCTTTCTGTCTGGAATATTTATCCAGACAAAAAGGTCGGTGCGGGAATCATGTTAACCACGGATGACGATCGCCATCTCACACTGTTAGAGCAGCAAATTGTCGTGGACGACGGAGAGACCGATGCGCTGATCAACAATGCGCGTCGCGTCAAAATTGCCTCACAGCTGCTGAGCGACACGCCTCATGAAACATCCATCAGCAAGCTGTCAGAACGCTACTTTATCAGCAGCGCCTCTATCGTTAACGATCTGAAAATCATCGAAAGCTGGTTACATCCGCTGGGGCTGGCGCTGGTGCGCAGCCAGAGCGGCACGCACATTGAAGGCAGTGAGAATCAGGTGCGTCAGGCGATGGCCTCGCTCATTAATGACGTCATGCACCATAAAGAACCTGGCCCGCTTAACCATTCTCGTCTCGACCCCGGCAGCTATAAGGCACTGATCAACTATTTCGGTAAAGAAGACGTGTCCTTCGTCGAATCGCTGTTACAGGACATGGAACGACAGCTTTCTTATCCACTCGGTGAACCTTATTACATCAATATTTTCACGCATACCTTAATTATGATGCACCGCATTGCGCAGGGAAAAGCGTTAATGATGGCGGAAGAATCCGTTCATCAGCAGGTTGATAATCGTATATTCTCCATCGCTCAAAACATGGTGAGCCAAATAGAGCAGCGCGTCGAGAGCACACTGCCATCTGACGAAGTCTGGTTTATTTACCAATATATTATTTCCTCCGGCATTGTGATGGAGGAACGGGCGGATAACCAACTGCTCCGCTATCAATTTTCTAACGGTGAATCACGCAGAATTACGCACGCACTGACGCAGATATTTTCTGATTTAATTAATATCGATTTGCGCACAGATAAGTTATTACATGAAGGATTACTTATTCACATCAAGCCATTGCTTAACCGCTTAAAGTACCAAATACATATTCGCAACCCGTTATTAGACGATATCAAAAGCGAATTTATCGATATTTATGATATGACTCAGCAAGCGATGGATGAAGTCTGTCAGCGATTTCAATTAAAACCGGTCGCTGAAGATGAAATCGGCTATCTGACCATTCATTTTCAAGCCGCGCTGGAACGCCAAATTGCACATAAACGTATTCTGGTGGTGTGTTCCAGCGGCGTAGGAACGTCACACCTGTTGAAAAACCGCATCCTGCGCGCATTCCCTGATTGGATTATTGTTGGCGTGGTTTCGGCCAGCAATATGCAGAGGTTTTGCCAGCAGGAAGAGATTGAGCTGATTATTTCCACGATTCATCTGGAAGAACAACACATTCCTGTCGTCTATGTTTCCGCCTTTTTTAATGACGATGACATTAAACGCGTTACCGAAAAAGTTATCGCCAATCAACTGCATCAGGCCGTCCCCCACTGA
- a CDS encoding PTS sugar transporter subunit IIA translates to MDINKILNVNRVKLTMSATNKDEAINELTDLLYADGAITNKQDFIHDVWLREAEGSTGFENHIAIPHGKSSAVKQTTLAIGRTRQDIPWETLDGSQVRCIILFAVRLEDQNTTHIRLLSQVASALADDEVIAQLLDESDPHKIIRLFSQYAETAPVTPT, encoded by the coding sequence ATGGATATCAATAAAATACTGAATGTAAATCGCGTAAAGCTAACTATGTCCGCGACCAATAAAGACGAAGCCATTAATGAATTAACCGATCTGCTGTATGCCGATGGCGCTATTACCAATAAACAGGATTTTATTCATGATGTCTGGTTACGCGAGGCGGAAGGATCGACCGGTTTTGAAAACCATATTGCGATCCCCCACGGAAAATCCTCTGCCGTAAAACAGACCACGCTCGCGATTGGCCGCACCCGTCAGGATATTCCGTGGGAGACGCTGGACGGTAGCCAGGTTCGCTGCATTATTCTTTTTGCCGTGCGTCTGGAAGATCAGAACACGACACATATTCGCCTGCTGTCTCAGGTTGCCAGCGCGCTGGCCGATGATGAGGTGATTGCTCAACTGCTGGACGAATCCGATCCCCATAAAATTATTCGGCTGTTTAGTCAGTATGCAGAAACAGCTCCCGTCACTCCGACATAA
- a CDS encoding PTS fructose transporter subunit IIB yields the protein MNIVCVAACTAGIAHTYIAREKLIKGANALNYAIKVETQGTIGTENELTPDEIAAADVVILAIDIKITGEERFKGKPIVRVKTEVVIKSPIKFLEKVASSLAGA from the coding sequence ATGAATATTGTTTGTGTTGCCGCCTGCACGGCAGGCATTGCGCATACCTATATCGCACGCGAGAAACTCATTAAGGGTGCCAACGCCTTAAATTACGCTATCAAAGTAGAAACTCAGGGAACCATTGGTACAGAGAATGAATTAACGCCTGATGAAATAGCCGCAGCCGATGTTGTTATTCTGGCCATCGATATAAAAATAACAGGCGAAGAGCGGTTTAAAGGTAAGCCAATTGTTCGGGTAAAAACGGAGGTCGTTATTAAATCTCCGATTAAATTTCTGGAAAAAGTCGCTAGTTCTTTAGCGGGTGCCTGA
- a CDS encoding PTS fructose transporter subunit IIC — MNTRKITVGQEIKRHLLTGISWMIPLIVAAGICIALGQVIGGPDVGKQTGSIAWMLNQIGGWGMGLIVPLISAAIAYSIADRPGFAPGLIVGFICGQIQTGFIGGILGGFLVGYTVLLLRRYIKLPTSMQGLMPVMILPLLSTIIAGLLMMTFIGQPIVWLQKALIHLLESMQGGSKFLMGAILGAMATFDFGGPVNKTMSLFADGMLVDGIYGPEAVKFVGSMIPPFGITLSFLLTRYKYTRAEKEALKAAFPMGICMITEGVIPIAARDLFRVVASCVVASAIAGGLIMVWGVEAPVPHGGMFVVPLFTKPLMFCLALGIGTAICGVMLSLIKKRVTQADEEFDDVDDSSVRDEDIKFTLE; from the coding sequence ATGAACACCAGAAAAATCACCGTTGGACAGGAAATAAAGCGTCATCTTCTTACCGGTATTTCCTGGATGATCCCGCTCATTGTCGCAGCCGGGATCTGTATTGCCCTCGGTCAGGTTATCGGCGGCCCGGATGTCGGCAAGCAAACCGGCAGTATTGCGTGGATGCTCAACCAGATCGGCGGTTGGGGGATGGGGCTGATTGTTCCGCTCATCAGCGCCGCCATCGCTTATTCCATTGCCGACCGCCCCGGCTTCGCTCCCGGCCTGATCGTAGGTTTTATCTGCGGTCAGATTCAAACCGGATTTATCGGCGGTATTCTCGGCGGCTTCTTAGTCGGCTACACCGTGCTGCTGCTGCGCCGCTACATCAAGCTGCCCACCTCAATGCAGGGGCTGATGCCCGTCATGATCCTGCCGCTGCTCAGCACCATTATCGCCGGGCTGCTGATGATGACGTTTATCGGCCAGCCCATCGTCTGGCTGCAAAAAGCGCTAATTCATCTGCTGGAATCCATGCAGGGCGGCTCGAAATTCCTGATGGGGGCGATTTTAGGTGCGATGGCGACCTTCGATTTCGGCGGACCGGTGAACAAGACGATGTCGCTCTTCGCGGACGGCATGCTGGTCGATGGTATCTACGGACCGGAAGCCGTCAAATTTGTCGGCTCAATGATTCCGCCCTTCGGCATCACGCTGTCCTTCCTGCTAACCCGCTACAAATACACCCGCGCAGAAAAAGAGGCGCTGAAAGCCGCCTTCCCGATGGGGATCTGCATGATTACCGAAGGTGTCATCCCCATTGCCGCACGTGACCTGTTCAGAGTCGTTGCCAGTTGCGTCGTTGCCTCCGCTATCGCGGGCGGACTCATCATGGTCTGGGGCGTGGAGGCGCCCGTGCCACACGGCGGCATGTTTGTCGTCCCGCTGTTTACCAAGCCGCTGATGTTCTGTCTGGCGCTCGGTATCGGCACGGCAATCTGCGGCGTGATGCTGTCGCTGATTAAGAAACGCGTGACGCAGGCAGATGAAGAGTTCGACGACGTTGACGACAGCAGCGTGCGTGACGAAGACATTAAATTCACTCTCGAATAA
- a CDS encoding class II fructose-bisphosphate aldolase, protein MYAAMKALIDDAYQQQYAVLAINCFNLETARAAIAAAEQQRAPLILNVYQGHSAHFPPHLAVPLAKALAEQTTVPVALSLDHGTAFNLIGQAFRAGFTGLMIDASSHPLAENILRTQQVVTIAATAGVCVEGELGHIADAPVYDQEDAAVKMTQVEDVVPFIRQTGIDLLAVSVGTAHGMYPPGVTPRIDFERLEALHRESTVPLALHGGSGTKADDIRRVSRHGVAKINVGAAVFEAGKTALQQTLHQHPTTELSDLLATMESACRDVVVDYLGWSGSANKA, encoded by the coding sequence ATGTATGCCGCAATGAAAGCCCTCATTGATGACGCGTATCAACAGCAGTATGCCGTGCTCGCCATCAACTGTTTCAATCTGGAGACCGCCCGTGCGGCCATTGCCGCCGCCGAGCAACAGCGTGCGCCGCTGATCCTGAATGTTTATCAAGGACACAGCGCGCACTTTCCGCCGCACCTCGCGGTGCCACTGGCCAAAGCGCTGGCCGAGCAGACCACCGTTCCCGTGGCGCTCAGTCTGGATCACGGTACGGCATTCAACCTGATTGGTCAGGCATTCCGCGCCGGTTTTACCGGGCTGATGATCGATGCTTCCAGTCACCCACTGGCGGAAAACATCCTGCGTACGCAACAGGTGGTGACCATCGCTGCGACAGCGGGAGTCTGTGTGGAAGGCGAGCTGGGTCATATCGCCGACGCGCCCGTCTACGACCAAGAGGACGCCGCAGTGAAAATGACGCAGGTGGAAGACGTCGTTCCCTTTATCCGCCAAACCGGTATCGACCTGCTTGCTGTGTCGGTCGGCACCGCCCACGGCATGTACCCGCCGGGGGTAACGCCACGGATTGATTTCGAGCGACTTGAAGCCCTGCATCGGGAATCAACGGTGCCATTGGCGCTGCACGGCGGCAGCGGCACCAAGGCTGACGATATTCGCCGCGTCAGCCGTCACGGTGTCGCCAAAATCAACGTCGGCGCGGCCGTTTTTGAGGCAGGAAAAACGGCATTGCAGCAGACGCTGCATCAGCATCCAACGACGGAGTTATCCGACTTACTGGCAACGATGGAATCTGCCTGCCGCGACGTGGTCGTCGATTATCTCGGTTGGTCAGGTTCAGCCAACAAAGCCTGA